A part of Synechococcus sp. KORDI-49 genomic DNA contains:
- a CDS encoding SLBB domain-containing protein — translation MPSNLRSATGFRQLVLMGLLTCAALAPAEAVRAEAVRSEEATLLSSSALGRTIQVPSSSEVFRYRLGPGDRLSMSVFKMEGYSATVEVLSDGTINLPRLGTVDVWGLTLEEAKAKITAGYDVILRRPLVYLDLVEARPVRVTVTGQVARPGVFSLPSKGLVEGRGWPTLVDVVQQAGGVSASADLSSVEVLRPSPRPGGKAQTYRFDYLTVLREGGHAPNPLIYDGDSIRILQSDDLENADLITTATSNFAPATIQVNVVGEVARPGVIEVPSNAPLSGAVLAAGGITRRGSENTVDLIRMNGEGEPKVTSLKFDPTSVLSSASNPPLRYGDVVVVNRNQLAKVTDGLEDAFQPLNPILNVSSIFRLLGLPMTGLLGL, via the coding sequence ATGCCTTCCAACCTGCGCTCTGCCACTGGTTTTCGCCAACTGGTCTTGATGGGGCTGCTCACCTGCGCGGCTTTGGCTCCGGCAGAGGCTGTTCGTGCAGAGGCTGTTCGCTCTGAGGAGGCCACGCTGCTGAGCAGCAGCGCGCTGGGGCGCACGATCCAGGTTCCATCCAGCAGCGAGGTCTTCCGCTACCGACTGGGGCCTGGGGATCGGCTGTCGATGTCGGTCTTCAAGATGGAGGGTTACTCCGCCACCGTGGAGGTGCTGAGCGACGGCACCATCAACCTGCCGCGTCTGGGCACGGTGGATGTGTGGGGCCTCACGCTCGAGGAGGCCAAGGCCAAGATCACCGCTGGCTACGACGTGATCCTGCGGCGGCCGCTGGTGTATCTCGATCTGGTGGAAGCCCGTCCGGTGCGGGTGACGGTCACTGGCCAGGTGGCGCGACCCGGAGTGTTCTCGCTGCCTTCGAAGGGGCTTGTAGAGGGCCGCGGCTGGCCGACTCTGGTGGATGTGGTGCAGCAGGCGGGAGGCGTGAGTGCCTCGGCGGATCTCTCCAGCGTTGAAGTGCTGCGGCCTTCTCCACGGCCCGGCGGCAAGGCCCAGACCTACCGCTTTGACTACCTGACGGTGTTGCGGGAGGGCGGCCATGCTCCCAATCCGCTGATTTACGACGGCGACAGCATCCGCATTCTTCAGTCGGATGATCTGGAGAATGCCGATCTAATCACCACGGCGACCTCCAATTTTGCTCCGGCGACGATTCAAGTGAACGTGGTGGGCGAGGTGGCACGTCCTGGAGTGATCGAAGTGCCCTCCAATGCGCCCCTCTCCGGCGCCGTTCTGGCCGCCGGTGGCATCACCCGCCGCGGCAGCGAGAACACCGTGGACCTGATCCGCATGAACGGCGAGGGCGAGCCGAAGGTCACAAGCCTCAAGTTCGATCCCACCTCCGTGCTCAGCAGTGCCAGCAACCCGCCCCTGCGTTACGGCGATGTGGTGGTGGTGAACCGCAACCAGCTCGCCAAGGTGACCGACGGGCTGGAGGACGCCTTCCAACCCCTCAATCCGATCCTGAACGTGTCGTCGATCTTCCGGTTGCTAGGGCTGCCGATGACCGGCCTGCTGGGGCTCTGA
- the purB gene encoding adenylosuccinate lyase — MIERYTLPEMGAVWSEQAKFQSWLEVEIAATEANCRLGRVPQEAVDTIKAKASFSVDRILEIEAEVRHDVIAFLTNVNEHVGDAGRHIHVGMTSSDVLDTGLALQLKRSVALLRTELDALAAALRNLAGEHKTTEMIGRSHAIHGEPITFGFKVAGWLAETERNRTRLERLQRDVAVGQVSGAMGTYANTDPQVEAITCEILGLTPDTASTQVISRDRHADYVQTLALVGASLERFSTEIRNLQRTDVLEVEENFAKGQKGSSAMPHKRNPIRSERISGLARVLRSYVVAALENVALWHERDISHSSTERMMLPDVSVTLHFMLREMTAVVQGLGVYPENMRRNMNIYGGVVFSQRVLLALVESGLNREEAYRIVQRNAHNAWNTTGGDFRANLEADPDVSARLSADQLADCFSTALHQANLEVIWQRLGL, encoded by the coding sequence TTGATCGAGCGTTACACCCTGCCCGAAATGGGTGCCGTCTGGAGTGAGCAGGCGAAATTCCAGAGCTGGCTGGAGGTGGAGATCGCCGCCACCGAAGCCAACTGCCGCCTGGGCAGGGTGCCGCAGGAAGCCGTGGACACCATCAAGGCGAAGGCGAGCTTTTCGGTGGATCGCATCCTGGAGATCGAGGCGGAGGTGCGTCACGACGTGATCGCCTTCCTCACCAACGTGAACGAACACGTGGGCGATGCCGGCCGCCACATCCATGTGGGCATGACCAGCAGCGATGTGCTGGACACCGGGCTGGCCCTGCAGCTGAAGCGCTCCGTCGCCCTGCTGCGCACGGAGCTGGATGCCCTGGCCGCAGCCCTGCGCAACCTCGCTGGTGAGCACAAGACCACTGAGATGATCGGTCGCTCCCATGCCATCCACGGCGAACCGATCACCTTCGGATTCAAGGTGGCCGGCTGGCTGGCGGAGACCGAACGCAACCGCACACGTCTGGAACGACTGCAGCGCGATGTGGCCGTCGGCCAGGTGAGCGGCGCCATGGGCACCTACGCCAACACCGATCCCCAGGTGGAAGCGATCACCTGCGAGATCCTCGGCCTGACGCCCGACACGGCCAGCACCCAGGTGATCTCCCGCGATCGGCACGCCGACTATGTGCAGACCCTGGCCCTGGTGGGGGCTTCGCTGGAGCGCTTCTCCACCGAGATCCGCAATCTGCAGCGCACCGACGTTCTGGAGGTGGAGGAGAACTTCGCCAAGGGGCAGAAGGGCAGCTCCGCCATGCCCCACAAACGCAACCCGATCCGCAGTGAGCGCATCAGCGGTCTGGCCCGGGTGCTGCGCAGCTATGTGGTGGCGGCCCTGGAGAACGTGGCGCTCTGGCATGAGCGCGACATCAGCCACAGCTCCACCGAACGGATGATGCTGCCGGATGTCTCCGTCACCCTGCATTTCATGCTGCGGGAGATGACCGCCGTGGTGCAGGGGCTCGGGGTCTATCCGGAGAACATGCGCCGCAACATGAACATCTACGGCGGCGTGGTGTTCAGCCAGCGGGTGCTGCTGGCCCTCGTAGAGAGCGGCCTGAACCGCGAAGAGGCGTACCGGATCGTGCAGCGCAATGCCCACAACGCCTGGAACACCACCGGAGGAGACTTCCGGGCCAACCTGGAGGCAGACCCAGACGTGAGCGCAAGGCTGTCAGCCGATCAACTGGCGGACTGCTTCAGCACCGCCCTGCATCAGGCCAATCTGGAGGTGATCTGGCAGCGGCTGGGGCTCTGA